Sequence from the Corallococcus soli genome:
CGGTGGACGTGACGGGCGGCAAGGACCCGCTGCGCGACCTGAAGCGCTTCGACGTGGCCCCGGCCTCGGTGGAGGACGCGGTGCGGGTGAGCGCGTGGGGCGGCGGGGCGCTGGCGCTGGAGACGCCGGACTCCGCGACGCTGACGCGCGTGGAGCTGGTGCTCCAGCCGTCCACGGTGGACGCGGCGCTCGCCAACGTGCGCGAGCTGCTGACGTACCCGTATGGGTGCCTGGAGCAGCTGGTCTCCACGACGGTGCCGAACGTGGCCGTGTACCAGGTGCTCCAGAAGGCGGGCGCGCTGGAGAAGTTGGATCCGGAGTCGCAGGCGCTGCTGGCGGAGGCGCGCAGCCGCTCCGTGCAGGGCACGGCCCGCATCCTGGGGCTCGCGGTGAAGGGCGGCGGCTTCACCTGGTTCGGTGGCTACAGCGAGCCCAGCCTGCCGCTCACGCTCATCGCGCTGGACGGTCTGGCGTACGCGGCCGAGGCGGAGCTGGTGGGCCGCGACGACGCGCGCATCGCGGAGAGCGCGAAGTGGCTGGAGGCGCAGGAGGGCCTGCCGGACGAATACGAGGCCACGCGCGCCTACGTGCTGGCGCGGTTGCAGGGGGCTCGGCAGGCCGCGCGGGTGCGGGCGCTGGTGGAGGGGGCGAAGCCCGGGGACCTGTACTCGCTGGCGCTCGCGGTGTTGGCCGCGGAGAAGGCGGGCGTGATGAAGGAGCCCGCGCTCCAGGCGCGCATCCAGGAGCTGGTGAAGCAGAGCGGCGAGGGCTTCGTGAAGCTCGCGAGCCTCAAGGATGAGGCCCAGACGTCCGAGGCGTTCTACCGCTTCCCGCTGCGGCGCGTGGGCCTCTCCGCCATCACCGCGCACGCGGCGTCGTTCGGTTCGCTGGACGTCACGCGCGCGCGCAAGCGCATCCTGGAGATGCTGAGCGAGCCGGGGCTGTCCACCTTCGACCGGAGCACGGCGCTGCTGCATTCGCTGTGGCTGGTGGAGCGCGACGCGAAGGCGTTCAAGGGCATGACGCCGCCGGAGGTGAAGGGCGCGTCGGCGCCGGTGAAGTTCACGTCGCGCGGCATGGGGCTCGTCGCCACGCTGCCGGCGGGGACGCGCACGGTGGACGTGGCCAGCTTCGACGGCGTGGCCACGCTGCGCGCCGCCGCGACGACGCCGCTCAAGCAGGTGCGGGCGCGCGTGGAGGGCATGTCCGTCAACCGCGCGTACTACGCGCTGCGCGAGGGCGGAAAGGTGAAGCTGGAGTCAGGGGCCACGGTGACGCAGGGCGAGGAGGTCTACGTGGAGCTGACGCTGGATGCGCGCGGGGACAACCGCGCGCGCTCGGCGTACTACGTGGTGGAGGACGCGGTGCCGGCGGGCTTCGTCGCGCTCCAGGAGGACAAGGCCTTCCGCGGTCCGCCGCACTCGCTGCCGCTGGTGCCGGAGGCGCTTAAGCGCCGGCAGCTGGACCCGGCGCAGGCCACGTTCTTCTTCGAGGAGCCGGCGTGGTGGAGCGACAGCCCGCGCACGGTGGGCTACGTGATGCGCGCGCAGTTCGCGGGCACGTTCGCCGCGCCGCCGGCCACCATCGAGGACATGTATTCGGCGCGCATCCGGGGCCGCACGGCGTCGGACGTGCTGACGGTGGTGCCCTCGAAGACGTCCGTGAGCGACCTGTAGTCATGGGGTGGGCCGCCGCCATCACCACCGTGCTGCTGGCGGCGTCCCCTACCTTCGTCACGCAAGGCGACCTGACGCCCGAGCCGAGGCTGCGCGCGCTGGCGGCCTCCTCCTGGGAGTCGGTGGCGTCGCGGTACGCGGAGCAGGCGGGGGGCCTCCCGAAGCGGGCGCCCGCGACCGTGACGCTCCAGAAGGGCACCACCCTCCCTCCCGGGAGCAACGGGCGGAGTCGGCCCGGGGTCGTGGAGCTGCGGCAGGACACGCCGGGGGTGCTGGACGATTCGCTGCTCATGGCGCTGCCCCACGAACTGGCGCACCAGCTGCTGTGGTGGGCCTGTCCCGCGTCCCGCGAGGACCGGCTCTTCCATGAGGCGTTCGCGCTGACGGTAAGCGGGGAGCTGGTCGCGTGGCGCGGGGCGCCCTACCAGTCGCTGTCGCTCGCGGCGAAGGAGGTGGCCAGCGCGCCCTCCCTGGACACGCCCCGGGCCCGCCGGGGGCTGGCGCGCATCCTGGGCGAACACCCGGGGTTCCCCGCCGCGCTGTCGCGCCGGTTGCGCCAGTGCCAGGACGGGACGCGGTGGGTGTCGCCCCTGACGGTGGAGGAGCTGGCGAACGTGGCGGTGCTGGCGCCGGCGGAGGCCACGGTGGTGGTGAGCCGGCACTCGGGCGAGGTGCTCTTCTCGCTGGGCGACGTGCACCGCGCCGTGCCGTATGGCTCCACGCTCAAGCCGTTCCTGTACGCGGCGGGGACTCCGCCTCCCGGGACGAAGGGCGCGCCGCCTCCGCTGCTCGCGCCCCGTCGCCGCGTGCAGGAGTGGGAGTGTGGTTCGGGGCTGCCCGCGAAGATGGACGCGCGGGTCGCGCTCCTGCGCTCGTGCAACGGCTACTTCCTGGACTGGGAGGCCACGGGCCATGCGCCCAGGGCCTTCGGTGTCTGGGGGCCGGTGCTCTCCGCCGTGGGCCTCAGCGGCCTGCCGGCGGACATGACGGAGGCCATCGGGCTGCGCTCCGGACAGGCCCTGTCCCCGTGGGGGCTGGCGCAGGCATACCGGCTGCTCGCGGAGGCGCGTCCGGACGTCATCGCGCTGCTCACCGGCAACGTGGAGGAGGGCACGCTCAGCGGCCTGCCCGCGTCGCGAGCGCTGAAGGGCGTGGCCACGAAGACGGGCACGGTGCGCGATGCCGCGAGCCGGCCCCAGCTCGGGTGGGTCGTCGCCGTGGACGCGGACCACGTCCTCGTGGCGGTGCGCCCTGGCAAGATGCCCCGGCAGTTCGTGGACGAGCTGCCCGGCCTCTTCGCCCGTGTGCGGAACCTGGCGCCGGGCCAGGAGGCCGCGCACGTGCAGGTGTTCGGCCTGCTGCCGTCCGCGTCCGTGGAGGCGCGCTGCGCGGGCGCGGGCTTCGCGCTGGAGGACGGCGCGCCCCGCCCCGTGGCCGCGGACTTCGCCCGCCTGGATGCGCTCACCGCGAAGGGCCCGGCGGTGTGCCTGGGCAGCCCCTGGCGCGTGCGCTTCCCGGACGTGCCCGACGGCCGTGACTACGCGGGCGTCTTCACCTGGTCCACACCGCCGCCGTACCGCCCGCCCCCGGGCGTGCCCACCACCGCCAGCGCGCTCAAGGCCCGGCGCGGCTCGGACTTCGTCTTCCGCACCGCGCGCTTCCAGTACATGGTCGGCGTCATCACCGCCGAGGACGTCACGTTGCGGGAGGAGGCCCGCGCCGCGCTGGGCCGCGTGGTCCTCCACAACGAGCGCCACGCGCACGGCCGGCACCCCGGTCGCGCCATCTGTGACACCACCCACTGCCAGGCCTTCCGGGGCACCGTGCACACGCGGCGCAACGAGGACATCGGCGCGCTCAAGAAGCCTCCCTTGAAGTGGGACGTCTGGCTGCCCTTCTCGCAAGGCGGACAGACGCCCTGGCGCGAGGTCCGCACCCGCGCGCAGGTGGAGGCGCTGCTGGGCAACCGCCTCGTGGCGCTGCGCTTCGAGCAGGGCCGCGTGCGCTACCTGCGCACCGAGGGCGACCCCGGCTCGCCCTACGAGGACGCGCGTTCGCTGCCCTGCGACCTGGTGCGCGCGGGCCTCAAGCTGCCCTCCTGTCCCCAGCGCGCGTCCTTCGACGGTCCCCAGGTCGTCTTCGAGGGCCAGGGGCGGGGCCACGGCGAGGGCCTGGACGTCGAAGCGGCGAAGGCTTCCCCCAGGTTCCGCTCCAGCACCCTCATCCTGGAGGACGCCTACAAGGCGTTCCCCGTCACGCCTCCGCCTCCCTGAGCCGCGCCCGGCGCGGAGGGCTGTCGGCGGGGTGACAGGGAATCATCCCGGGGTGCTCGCGCTCGGGGGTGGGGCTGTCGGCCGGGCGGCCCTGGCAACCGCCTTCCGCGTCACCACCTTGCACCCGTCATTGATCCATTCGGACGAAGCACGGGAGGCAGGGACCATGGGCAACAAGAACTGGAAGACGCGGGCGGTGGCGGCGGCGGTCATGACGGGGTTGCTGGGCTTCGCGGCCCACGCCGAGGACCCGATGGCCAAGCAGGACAAGGAGGCGATGAAGCAGGGCAAGCAGGTGGGGGAGGCGGCCGCCAAGCGCGTGCAGTTCGTGGGCTCGCTGGCCGTCTTCAACAACCGGCAGATCGAGCTGGCGCGCCTCGCGGAGGAGCAGGCGACGGATCCCCGGGTGAAGGAGTTCGCCACCAAGATCCGCACCGACCACGAGAGCAACAACCAGACGCTGCGCACGTGGGCGGAGAACCAGCAGATGACCGTCAGCGCGCTGATGGACGGCAGCACGTCCGACATGGGCGTGGGCGGCTCCGGCGTGCAGCAGGGCTACGACAAGGGCATGGACAAGGCCGGCGAGAAGCTGGGCAAGTCCATCGACGAGACGAACAAGCAGATCACCGAGCTGCGCGCGAAGGAGGGCCCGGAGTTCGACAAGGCCTTCCTGTCGCGCATCGCGGAGGACCAGAAGAAGGGCAACGAGATGCTCAAGAAGGGCCGCGGTGAGTACAAGAACGACGCGACCTTCCTCGCCATCCTGAGCCAGACGGAGGGCGTGGTGTCCGGCCACGAGAAGGAAGCGAAGGAGCTTGAGAAGCAGATGAAGAAGTAGTGCGGGATGTATCGCGGTGGGCGTCGGGCCACTCAGGCCGGTTGACTCGGCCGGGCCCGGCGCCTATCCCCTCGCGGATGCGCAAGGCTCTGGCGATGGTGGGATGGGTGGGGCTGGGAACCCTGGGGGGCGCCTGTCAGGCGACCGTCCCGGTGGCCCCCGCCGTCCCCCTCGTGGGCGCCACGCCCGTGGGGCCCTTCGTGGAGGACGCGCGCAAGCCCTTCGAGGGCTGCGTGCCCCTGCCGTACAGCGCCACGTCGCGCACGTACCGCTGCGGCGGGCTCTCCGTATGGCTGGAGGAGCTGACGGGCGTGAGCGAGGCGCAGGCCCTGGAGGCGGGGCACGCGCGCGTCCAGGCGCGGCTGGGCTCAAGGCTCACGGAGGTCCCGGGGGAGCTGCCGCTCGCGGGACGGGCGCACCCGTCCCTGCGGTTCGCGAAGTGCGCGGGCCCGAAGGGCGAGGCGCCTTGCAGCGCGGGCGGCTACCTCACGGCGGTGACGCCCTCGGCGGGGCGGGTGCGGCAGCTGGGGTGCGTGGCGCGGGACAACGCGCGCGCGGACCTGGGCCGCTGCCTGGAGCTGTTCGCGTACCTGGCCACGCGGGGCAACCCGGAGGGCGACGTGCTGTCGCCGTCCTCGCTCGTCACGCCGCCCTTCCTGCCGTGGCGGGTCCTGGCCGTGCCGGAGGGCTGCCAGTTGGCGGACTCGACGACGCGCGCGGGGCGGATCCGCTGCGAGCACTCCACGTTCTCCTGGAGCGTCTTCCAGCCAGTGCAGCCGGGCGCGCCCCAGGTGGAGCGCTGGCGCGACCAGAGCGTGGAGGAGCTGCGCGACGCGCTCCCCGGCGCCGGCCCCGTGGAGGTGCGGGATTGCTACCTGGAGGGCGTGGCCACGCGCTGTGCCCGCTTCACCGCGCCGTCTCCGGACGGTGGGGGCGACATCGTCGTCTGGACGGGCGGCGTGGACTGGCAGGGCCGGGGCCTGTTCGCCGCGTGCAGCCTGCTCGCGAAGGACTCCCCCTTTCCGGCCTCCTGCAACGGCGTGTTCGCTCCGCGCTGAAGGGACGTGGCGTTCGTGTTCATCCTGGAAGGCGTGTCCAAGCGCTACGGTGCGTTGCAGGCCCTGCACCCGCTGTCGCTGACGTTGCCGAAGGGCGCCACCACGGTGCTCATCGGCCCCAGCGGCTGTGGCAAGTCCACGCTGCTGCGGCTGCTCAACGGCCTGGCGAAGCCGGACACCGGCCGCATCCTCTTCGATGGTCAGCCCCTGCCGGAAGACGGGGACGCGCTGCTCGCCGTGCGCCAGCGCGTGGGCTACGCGCTCCAGGGCGGCGGACTGTTTCCGCACCTCACCGGCGCGCAGAACGTCACGCTGATGGCCCGGCACCTGCGCTGGCCGGAGGCGCGGATCCGCGAACGGCAGGGCGTGTTGATGGACCTGACGCGCTTCCCCGCGGACGCGCTGGAGCGCTTCCCCGGACAGCTCTCCGGAGGCCAGCGGCAGCGGGTGGCGCTGATGCGCGCGCTGATGTTGGATCCGGACGTGCTGCTGCTGGATGAGCCGCTGGGCGCGTTGGATCCGCTGGTGCGCCACGACCTCCAGGCGGACCTGCGCGGCATCTTCGAGCGGCTGAAGAAGACGGTGGTGCTCGTCACCCATGACCTGGCGGAGGCGGCCTGGCTGGGCGACGGCATCGTGCTCATGCGCGACGGACAGGTGGTGCAGCAGGGCACGCTGGAGGACCTGGAGGCGCGGCCCGCGGACGGCTTCGTCACGCGGTTCATCCAGGCGCAGCGGCCGTTGCCCGTGGGGAGGTCCGGATGACGCGGGCGGGAGCGCTGGCGCTGCTGTTGCTGCTCGGCCTCAGCGCGTGCGCGAAGCCGCCCGGTGAGACCCCCGAGGTGCGCGTGGGCTCCAAGAAGTTCACCGAGTCCGTCATCCTGGGCGAGCTGGTGACGCAGGTGGCGAAGGACGCCGGAGCGCGGACCACGCACCGCCGCGAGCTGGGCGGCACCACGGTGCTGTGGGAGGCGCTGCGCCGGGGCGAGCTGGACGTGTATCCGGAGTACACCGGCACGCTGCGCCAGGAGCTGTTCGCCGGCCGCTCGCTGCCCGACGACGCCGCGCTGCGCAAGGCGCTCGCGGCGGAGGGGCTGCGGATGAGCGCGTCGCTCGGCTTCAACGACACGTATGCGCTGGGCATGAAGGAGGCGGAGGCCGAACGGCTGGGCATCCGCCGCATCTCGGATTTGAAGCAGCACCCGGGGCTGCGCGTGGGCTTCAGCAACGAGTTCATGGAGCGCGGGGACGGCTGGCCCGCGCTGCGCGACGCGTATGGCCTGCCCCAGCGCGACGTGAGCGGCCTGGACCACGACCTGGCCTACCGGGGCCTGGAGAGCGGCGCCCTCCAGCTCACGGACCTGTACTCCACGGACGCGGAGATCGCGGCGTACGGCCTGCGCGTGCTGGAGGACGACCGGCGCCACTTCCCCGCGTACGACGCGGTGCTGCTCTACCGCGAGGACCTGGAGGCCAAGGCCCCCCAGGCGCTCCAGGCGGTGCGCCGGTTGGAGGGCGCGCTGACGGAAGCGCAGATGGTGAAGCTCAACGCCCGCGCGCGGCTGGAGCGCGTGCCCGAGGCCCAGGTGGCGTCCGACTTCCTCCAGGCGTCGCTGGGCCTGTCGACGCAGGTGCGCACGCAGGGCACCGCGTCGCGTCTGTGGCAGCGCACGCGGGAGCACCTGTTCCTGGTGGGCGTGTCGCTGCTGGGGGCCATCGCGCTGGCCATCCCGTTGGGCGTGGTGGCCGCGCGCCGTCCTCGGCTGGGGCAGGCGGTGCTGGGGCTGTCCAGCGTCATCCAGACGGTGCCGTCGCTGGCGCTGCTGGTGTTCATGATTCCGCTGCTGGGCATCGGCTCGAAGCCGGCCATCGCGGCGCTGTTCCTCTACAGCCTGCTGCCCATCGTGCGGAACACGACGGCGGGGCTGGGGGGCATTCCGTGGGAGGTGCGCGAGTCCGCGGAGGCGCTGGGCCTGCCGGCGAGCGCGCGGCTGTGGCGCATCGAGCTGCCCATGGCGGCGCCGTCCATCCTCGCGGGCATCCAGACGGCGGCGGTCATCAACGTGGGCACGGCCACGCTGGGAGCGCTGGTGGGCGCGGGCGGCTACGGCCAGCCCATCCTCACCGGCATCCGCCTGGACGACGTGGGGCTCATCCTGGAGGGGGCCGTGCCGTCAGCGGTGCTCGCGCTCGCCGTCAGCGGCCTCTTCGAACTCATCGCCCGGACGGTGGTGCCCCGGGGGCTGCGCGTGCGGGGGTAGGGCCCGGGCTACACCGGCTCCACGCTGGACGCGGGGGCCGGGGAGGGCTCGAAGCGCGGTGCATCCTCCGCGAGCCCCGCCGCGCACAGGCACACCAGGCACATCCACACGCAGTCGGCGAGCAGCAGGTGGATGAGCTGCATGGCCACCGGCGCCAGCAGCACCAGGTTGATGACGCCCACGCACAGCTGCGCGACGTACATGCCGGTGAGCAGCATGGACGCGCGCTTCACCTCCGGCGAGGGGCGCAGCCGGGCCACCCACCGGCCCACCAGCACCAGCAGCGCGCCCACGCCCACCGCGAACACCGGGTGCAGCACGCGCAGGCGCAAGAGCAGGTGCGCCGTCTCCGACATGTCCTGGCGCAGGCCGTCCGCCAGGCTGGTGGCGGGGAACAGCGTGTCGCCCAGCGCGGCCACCGCGCCGCTGATGCCCAGGATGCCCATGCCGGCCACGCCCAGGCCCAGCATCACGGCCACCGGGCCCTGGCCCTTGATCACCATGCGCGCCCGGCCAGCGGCGGCCCACACCACCAGCGTCTGCGCGCCCACCAGCAGGAAGGTGTTGGTCAGGTGCAGGCCCATCCACACCGCGCGCCACATGGACGCGTTCTGCGCCACATACTTGAGCAGCACGATGCCCGCGCCGACGAGCCCTTCGGTGAGCATGAAGAACAGCGCCCAGCCCGCGGCGTGCCGCGCGGGGTGTCCCTTGGGGACGGCGCGGCGGGCCCACACATACAGGGCGACGGCGAGCAGCGTGGCCACGCCGCTGGTGAGCCGGTGGGTGTATTCGATGAGGGTCTGGAGGGTGGGGGCGCGCGGCACCACCTCGCCGTTGCAGACGGGCCAGTGGTCGCCGCAGCCCGCGCCGGAGCCGGTGGCCCGCACGAACGCGCCCCAGAGGATGACGGCCAGGGTGTAGACGAGGACGCCCAGACTGAACCACTGGAAGCGGCGGGACGCGGCGGGATGGGTCATCGTCCCCCGCAACTACCGCATCCCCCTCGGCCGGGCCACCGCGCGGGAGCGGCCACCTGTCGGCTGCCCGCCATGCCCCCAACACCCGGCCTTATGGGACGGGCCGGCCAGTCCCCAAGCCTGGGGGAAGTTGTTAGCGTCACCGCGTGCCCCGCGACCGTGAAGCGCCGCCTGCCTCCCCGTCCCCCCCTGATGCGGCCGAGCGCCTGCGTCGGCTGGAGGCGGCCATCGAGGAAGGCCGCGCGCGCAAGGACGCCGCCCTGGAGGCGTGGGTGCGCCGGATGGGTCGCCTGCCGACCGAGAGGGAGCGCGACCGCTGGGAGCGGGAGTGGGAGCGAAGCGCGGAGCAGGAGCGTCGCCGGTGGGAGAAGCAGTGGGAGCGCGAGTCGAAGGACGCCCTGCGGCGCGCGGAGCGGCAGGCGAAGCGGGATGCCTACGTCTCCCAGCAGAAGGCCTGGCGGGAGGCGAAGCGCGCGGAGAAGGAGGCCCGTGAGGCAGCCACGCGCAACCCGGTGCTGGGCGTGGGCTTCCTCATCGTCGCGCTGGCGTGCGTGGCCACCGCCGCGCGGATGTGGTCGCAGTACTGGTGGCTGTTGTTCGTGGCGCTCGCGTTCTTCCAGAAGGCCGCCCGGCATCTGCGTCCCCGCAACAACCCGCTGCTGACGCGCGTGGAGGAGCCCCCAGCCCAGGTGCTGCCCGTGGAGGCGAAGGTGCCCGAGGCGCCGAAGGATCCGCGCCTCGTCCGGGTGGACGCGGTGTGCGACAAGCTGCTGGCGGAGTTCCGCGCGGCGCCGGGCGTGTTGCAGGAGT
This genomic interval carries:
- a CDS encoding DUF4142 domain-containing protein; its protein translation is MGNKNWKTRAVAAAVMTGLLGFAAHAEDPMAKQDKEAMKQGKQVGEAAAKRVQFVGSLAVFNNRQIELARLAEEQATDPRVKEFATKIRTDHESNNQTLRTWAENQQMTVSALMDGSTSDMGVGGSGVQQGYDKGMDKAGEKLGKSIDETNKQITELRAKEGPEFDKAFLSRIAEDQKKGNEMLKKGRGEYKNDATFLAILSQTEGVVSGHEKEAKELEKQMKK
- a CDS encoding ABC transporter permease/substrate-binding protein — protein: MTRAGALALLLLLGLSACAKPPGETPEVRVGSKKFTESVILGELVTQVAKDAGARTTHRRELGGTTVLWEALRRGELDVYPEYTGTLRQELFAGRSLPDDAALRKALAAEGLRMSASLGFNDTYALGMKEAEAERLGIRRISDLKQHPGLRVGFSNEFMERGDGWPALRDAYGLPQRDVSGLDHDLAYRGLESGALQLTDLYSTDAEIAAYGLRVLEDDRRHFPAYDAVLLYREDLEAKAPQALQAVRRLEGALTEAQMVKLNARARLERVPEAQVASDFLQASLGLSTQVRTQGTASRLWQRTREHLFLVGVSLLGAIALAIPLGVVAARRPRLGQAVLGLSSVIQTVPSLALLVFMIPLLGIGSKPAIAALFLYSLLPIVRNTTAGLGGIPWEVRESAEALGLPASARLWRIELPMAAPSILAGIQTAAVINVGTATLGALVGAGGYGQPILTGIRLDDVGLILEGAVPSAVLALAVSGLFELIARTVVPRGLRVRG
- a CDS encoding COX15/CtaA family protein, giving the protein MTHPAASRRFQWFSLGVLVYTLAVILWGAFVRATGSGAGCGDHWPVCNGEVVPRAPTLQTLIEYTHRLTSGVATLLAVALYVWARRAVPKGHPARHAAGWALFFMLTEGLVGAGIVLLKYVAQNASMWRAVWMGLHLTNTFLLVGAQTLVVWAAAGRARMVIKGQGPVAVMLGLGVAGMGILGISGAVAALGDTLFPATSLADGLRQDMSETAHLLLRLRVLHPVFAVGVGALLVLVGRWVARLRPSPEVKRASMLLTGMYVAQLCVGVINLVLLAPVAMQLIHLLLADCVWMCLVCLCAAGLAEDAPRFEPSPAPASSVEPV
- a CDS encoding ATP-binding cassette domain-containing protein yields the protein MFILEGVSKRYGALQALHPLSLTLPKGATTVLIGPSGCGKSTLLRLLNGLAKPDTGRILFDGQPLPEDGDALLAVRQRVGYALQGGGLFPHLTGAQNVTLMARHLRWPEARIRERQGVLMDLTRFPADALERFPGQLSGGQRQRVALMRALMLDPDVLLLDEPLGALDPLVRHDLQADLRGIFERLKKTVVLVTHDLAEAAWLGDGIVLMRDGQVVQQGTLEDLEARPADGFVTRFIQAQRPLPVGRSG
- a CDS encoding SpoIID/LytB domain-containing protein, coding for MGWAAAITTVLLAASPTFVTQGDLTPEPRLRALAASSWESVASRYAEQAGGLPKRAPATVTLQKGTTLPPGSNGRSRPGVVELRQDTPGVLDDSLLMALPHELAHQLLWWACPASREDRLFHEAFALTVSGELVAWRGAPYQSLSLAAKEVASAPSLDTPRARRGLARILGEHPGFPAALSRRLRQCQDGTRWVSPLTVEELANVAVLAPAEATVVVSRHSGEVLFSLGDVHRAVPYGSTLKPFLYAAGTPPPGTKGAPPPLLAPRRRVQEWECGSGLPAKMDARVALLRSCNGYFLDWEATGHAPRAFGVWGPVLSAVGLSGLPADMTEAIGLRSGQALSPWGLAQAYRLLAEARPDVIALLTGNVEEGTLSGLPASRALKGVATKTGTVRDAASRPQLGWVVAVDADHVLVAVRPGKMPRQFVDELPGLFARVRNLAPGQEAAHVQVFGLLPSASVEARCAGAGFALEDGAPRPVAADFARLDALTAKGPAVCLGSPWRVRFPDVPDGRDYAGVFTWSTPPPYRPPPGVPTTASALKARRGSDFVFRTARFQYMVGVITAEDVTLREEARAALGRVVLHNERHAHGRHPGRAICDTTHCQAFRGTVHTRRNEDIGALKKPPLKWDVWLPFSQGGQTPWREVRTRAQVEALLGNRLVALRFEQGRVRYLRTEGDPGSPYEDARSLPCDLVRAGLKLPSCPQRASFDGPQVVFEGQGRGHGEGLDVEAAKASPRFRSSTLILEDAYKAFPVTPPPP